A genomic stretch from Corvus cornix cornix isolate S_Up_H32 chromosome 7, ASM73873v5, whole genome shotgun sequence includes:
- the ASB1 gene encoding LOW QUALITY PROTEIN: ankyrin repeat and SOCS box protein 1 (The sequence of the model RefSeq protein was modified relative to this genomic sequence to represent the inferred CDS: deleted 2 bases in 2 codons), with protein sequence MAEGGDPPAPGSAGRNLKEWLREQFCDHPLEHCEDTRLHDAAFVGDLPTLRSLLQDESFQSRINEKSVWCCGWLPCTPLRIAATAGHGPCVDFLLRKGAEIDLVDVKGQTALYVAVVNGHLECAKILLEAGADPNGSRHHRSTPVYHAARVGRADILRELIRYGADVDVNHQLAPRGPGQALRPLTTLVVCPLYISAAYHNLPCFRLLLQAGANPDFNCCGPINVQGFSRGSPVCVLDAVLRHGCEPAFVRLLIDFGADLNLVKVEALGGEATGRVKVNPEALEVFKEARGRTRSLLSLCRITVRRILGKSRLDLIHSLPIPDPIKQFLLHEHS encoded by the exons ATGGCGGAGGGCGGGGACCCGCCCGCCCCGGGCAG CGCAGGTCGCAACCTGAAGGAATGGCTGCGGGAGCAGTTCTGCGACCACCCCCTGGAGCACTGCGAGGACACCCGGCTGCACGACGCGGCCTTCGTGGGGGACCTGCCCACCCTGCGCAGCCTGCTGCAGGACGAGAGCTTCCAGAG CCGGATCAACGAGAAGTCGGTGTGGTGCTGCGGGTGGCTGCCCTGCACCCCCCTGCGCATCGCGGCCACCGCCGGC CACGGCCCCTGCGTCGACTTCCTGCTGCGCAAAGGGGCCGAGATCGACCTGGTGGACGTCAAGGGGCAGACGGCCCTCTACGTAGCCGTGGTCAACGGGCACCTGGAGTGTGCCAAGATCCTGCTGGAGGCCGGCGCTGACCCCAACGGCAGCCGGCACCATCGCAGCACCCCGGTGTACCACGCGGCACGGGTGGGACGCGCCGACATCCTGCGGGAGCTCATCAG GTACGGCGCGGACGTGGACGTGAATCACCAGCTGGCGCCGCGCGGGCCCGGGCAGGCGCTGCGGCCGCTGACCACGCTGGTGGTGTGTCCCCTGTACATCAGCGCTGCCTACCACAACCTGCCCTGCTTCCGCCTGCTGCTCCAGGCGGGAGCCAACCCGGATTTTAACTGC TGCGGGCCCATCAACGTGCAGGGCTTCTCGCGGGGCTCGCCCGTGTGCGTGCTGGACGCCGTCCTGCGGCACGGCTGCGAGCCGGCCTTCGTCCGCCTCCTCATTGACTTTGGAGCGGATCTCAACCTCGTCAAGGTGGAGGCCTTGGGAGGTGAGGCCACGGGGAGGGTCAAGGTGAACCCCGAGGcgctggaggtgttcaaggaagCGAGGG GCCGCACCCGGAGCCTCTTGTCTCTGTGCCGCATAACTGTACGGAGAATACTTGGCAAATCCCGCCTGGATCTGATCCATAGCCTTCCAATCCCAGACCCCATTAAACAATTTTTACTCCACGAACACAGTTAA